TTTAGGGACACGATAAAAAACAAGCTCAACCCCGCCTTGCGCCGCATAATGTTGTCGTGTCAGGACCTCGAGCTGTGGCTTCTTGTAATCGATCTTCAGTGGCAAAACTAATTGCTCACCATTGGCCCAATAGCTCCGGTCGAAGACGCGGACCACTAGTTGAGCGTCACCTTCTTGTATTCCCGAATCTTTTCCCGGAAGTGTCAGGGCTAAAGCGTCGGCATATGTTCGCTCAGCATAATTTTTCTTTAGTAGCTCCTTGGTGTTCCCGCCCTGTTCGAGTCGAATCACCACTTGATCAAGACCCGCAGCGCTGTCCCCGACTTCAATTGTTAATTGCTGCGGCTCAACCCCAATGCCAACTGGCGGGCTTGAGATTTTAATTGTGGGCTTAACGCGCTCGAGAAAATTCTGATAGAGATCGTTCCCAGCACGATACCCCTTGGGTCCAATATAAAATAGTCCGGCCACAACAAGGCCAATAAAAATCCACATTCCCCAGCCACGTCTTTGGCGTGGTTGCTGACCGAATCCTGAAACTCCCGCTTGTGCCATATTCCTCTTTATTCAACCTCATCCGACTTTATCGTTTCAATCCCAGTCACTTCAGCACCGAGCTTTTGTGCTAGATAATTTTTAAGCTTCTCCTTGACTTGCCCTTCGATTTGCCGAATGCGTTCACGACTAAGTTTAAATTCATCAGCAATAACTTGCAGCGTTTCCGGCTCGTCTGCCAATAACCTACGCTTTACAACTGCCATTTCCTTGGGGTCAAGCGTGCCTTCAAGTTCTTGCAGAGCGTTACGTATCGCTTCTTGTAGTTGCTTACGGGCGAGTTGATCTTCAATGCTTTCAGCGTTGTCGGCTAAAATACCATGCAAGGTCGGCGCATCAGGATCTGTAGAAACAGGGGCATCGATGCTCATCTCTGGCATCAGTAAGCGTTGTTCCATTTCAATCACATCAGATTCTTTTACGCTGAGGCGATGCGCAATTAATTTCGGTTCAGGTTTAAATCCTTCAGCTTCGAGGCGGGCTTTCTCTTTACGTAAATTAAAAAACAACTTGCGCTGCGCTTGAGTCGTGCCGATTTTTACCAAGCGTAAATTATTAATCAGATATCTGAGGATATAAGCTCTGACCCAAAACGTTGCGTAAGCCGGGAAACGAATCCCACGAAAGGGATCAAACTTTTTCACAGCTTCCAGCAGGCCCATGTTCCCCTCTTGGATCAGATCCAAGACGTTACGGATATTGCGCTGGTACTCGCGGGCAAGGTTTACAACCATGCGTAAGTTTGCAGTCACTAATTTATAACCGGCTTGGGTATCGCCTAAGGTTTTAAATTTCACTGCAAGTTCATGTTCTTCTTCGGCACTGAGTTGGGGTATAGAGCGAATTTCTGAAATATAACGCTCAAGCGGGTCATACTTAATGATCTCATTCGAGCTAGCTTGATGAGTTAAATCTCCGTCTTGCGCCTTTGTGGCAAGAACCTCTGGGACGACGGCAGCGCTAGCCTTTTTGGGGCGTTTGCTCATAGAGCTTAGGCGCGTCACTTTATTGCGCGTCAGCTTAGAGGATTTCTTAATATTTTCAGTGTGTTTAGATCCCATTTATGGTCGACGAACGCGCTAGATATAACTGGGCAAGCGCGGCTGAAAGCGCCACATCCACCCTGAGCACGTACGGCGAGATATTAAACATCAAAAATCCCGATTGGACAAATGCATCAATTTCCGAAGGCATAAAGCCGCCTTCAGGCCCTAGTGCGACTAAAATCTTGTCATAATTAGATTTTTCACGATTGTGCACATAGAAATTGATGAGCTTTTGCTCGGCAGTTTTTTCGGCAAGAAACTTGTCTTTTGTATTTTGTATCAATTCTAGGGCCTGCTTGAGGTGCTTCTCAACCCTGACTTGAGGCAAAAAGATATTTACTCCTTGAGACATGCCATCGACTAAATGTTTTTTGAGTGTTTGTGGCTCAAGCACGATCGATTGGAAATAGCTTTTCTCTACTTTCTCGGAACCTGAAAAGATAATCTCTTTTACTCCCCACATTCCAGCTATTTGTAGAACTTTTTTCAAAAGTTGCGGGCGTGGCAGGGCCAGTAACAGTGTCAGATCAAATTCCCTCTCAACTTCAGCTTGTTCAATGATTTCAAGCTTTACCTGCTTAGCTTGAAGTTCCACGACTCGAGCTTTGCCGAGCCAACTATCGATTAGGCCAACTGCTATTTCGGTGCCGAGTTTAACTTTTTTTATTTCAATTAAATGTCGCGCCCGATCGTCAGCAACGAGTGCTGTTCTGATATCAAGTAAATCAGACTTTTCGATAATTAAGAGATTCATTTGTCGGCTGAAGATATAACGGTTTTGTGGGTGAAGCTATACCCGTCGCTAAAAGTCATGGGAAATGAGAAGCAGAGTTGGGATCAAACCAGGGATTCGAAAAATAGCCGAAGCCTTGGGTCGGCATCGAACGACAATAGTGCGTGAGCTTGAAAGAAACCGTAGTCAGCAAGCTTATTTGTGGTGTGGGTATGATATTTGGCAAAGAGCCAAATATGCCGATGAATCAGCTAAGAAAAGGCAGAAACGTAGTCACAAGCGGATGCGGTTAAAGTGTCAGGAAATTAAAGATTTTGGATGGCACGTTTATGTTCGGACGGATGGAGTCCAGAGGAAATAGCGGATAATATTCATAAATATAAACCTAGGATGAAAATCTCTGCACGTGCCATTAGGGATTTTATTAAGTTTGAAGCTAGAGTATTAAAGCAATATTTATGGCGCAAAGGCAAGCCACCTCGACAGCGTATTTCGCATAGCCGTAGCCGCTTTAAACAAGCAGCTCCCCAAAAAGCGCAGCATTCATCAGCGACCTGCCTTACTTGACTGAATCCGCCGTCAAAAAATCCTTAAGCTCGCTCAGACTTAAAGCTGAAAATTTATTTTGATAATTTTTAACTGATTTTAGTGAAATAATTGCTATTTTCTTTCCAAGATCAGCATATTGCTCGAGTAAATCAAGATTGATCTCATCAACTGCTTTAACTTCGTAGTATTTTCCATCGACGACAAAATCTACTTCCTGACCTTCGATAATGTCGTATTCAATGCGCGGTATTTCTTGTAACAATTGTTTTCTGAGCAATTGTAGAAAAACGCAATTTTCAGCTTGATGACCTAGACGCGGAGTTTTACCCATTAGAGTTAAAACTCCCGGGTCATTAAAATAATATTTCGGATTACTACCTTTTGTAATTCGATTCGATTTACCCGCTCGATATACTGGATAAATCAAATACACGTCTTGCAGATATTTTAAATAATATCGCGCAGTTTTATCATCTATTTTTAAATCTTTTTGGATGCGTTTTACGCTGACTTCGTTGGTAACTTTATCTGCTAAAAAATATATTAGATCTTGCAGTAAAGCTGGGTTTCTGATGCCGTATTCAGTAAGTAATTCGCGATATAGAGTTGATTCAACACATTGACGTAAATAAGCGGGATCCTTATTAATTACATATTCAGGATAACCGCCAATCCTTAAATATTCATCCAAATACTTTTCCTTCAGCGCATTGGAATGATGCTTACTTCCGTCACCAATTCTACCTTCATTAAATTTAATAAATTCTAAAAAACTAAACGGAAGGACATGTTGCAATCGATAACGTCCGGTCAGTTTAGCTGTTTGTCTGGTAAGGATTAAACTCGATGAGCCAGATACATAAAACCTAAAGTGTGTTGTATCATAAAAGAGCTTAATCTCCTCTTGCCATTTGGGTATTTCTTGAACTTCATCGATAAAAATATGAAATTCAGCCCGATAATCAGCTTTTAGGCGTAATATTAAAATTTCAATTGTTCTACGAATTCCTTGTTCTTTAATCTCACGCAATTCTCCAGTGATGAAAATAATATGTTGTGGTTTTACTTTTTGATGCAGCAGGTTGTTAATCACTGTGCGCAAGATACTAGTTTTCCCGACGCGGCGCCCTCCTGTTAGGACTTGGATTAGTCGGTCCTGGCGATTTACCAGCTCTGCAGTATAATCTTTTCTATCGAATAATTTATATCTGT
The DNA window shown above is from bacterium and carries:
- a CDS encoding RNA polymerase factor sigma-32 is translated as MSKRPKKASAAVVPEVLATKAQDGDLTHQASSNEIIKYDPLERYISEIRSIPQLSAEEEHELAVKFKTLGDTQAGYKLVTANLRMVVNLAREYQRNIRNVLDLIQEGNMGLLEAVKKFDPFRGIRFPAYATFWVRAYILRYLINNLRLVKIGTTQAQRKLFFNLRKEKARLEAEGFKPEPKLIAHRLSVKESDVIEMEQRLLMPEMSIDAPVSTDPDAPTLHGILADNAESIEDQLARKQLQEAIRNALQELEGTLDPKEMAVVKRRLLADEPETLQVIADEFKLSRERIRQIEGQVKEKLKNYLAQKLGAEVTGIETIKSDEVE
- a CDS encoding RsmE family RNA methyltransferase; this translates as MNLLIIEKSDLLDIRTALVADDRARHLIEIKKVKLGTEIAVGLIDSWLGKARVVELQAKQVKLEIIEQAEVEREFDLTLLLALPRPQLLKKVLQIAGMWGVKEIIFSGSEKVEKSYFQSIVLEPQTLKKHLVDGMSQGVNIFLPQVRVEKHLKQALELIQNTKDKFLAEKTAEQKLINFYVHNREKSNYDKILVALGPEGGFMPSEIDAFVQSGFLMFNISPYVLRVDVALSAALAQLYLARSSTINGI
- a CDS encoding helix-turn-helix domain-containing protein; translated protein: MRSRVGIKPGIRKIAEALGRHRTTIVRELERNRSQQAYLWCGYDIWQRAKYADESAKKRQKRSHKRMRLKCQEIKDFGWHVYVRTDGVQRK
- a CDS encoding ATP-binding protein, which encodes MAKASRDLLDQLNPWWQNHGHRYKLFDRKDYTAELVNRQDRLIQVLTGGRRVGKTSILRTVINNLLHQKVKPQHIIFITGELREIKEQGIRRTIEILILRLKADYRAEFHIFIDEVQEIPKWQEEIKLFYDTTHFRFYVSGSSSLILTRQTAKLTGRYRLQHVLPFSFLEFIKFNEGRIGDGSKHHSNALKEKYLDEYLRIGGYPEYVINKDPAYLRQCVESTLYRELLTEYGIRNPALLQDLIYFLADKVTNEVSVKRIQKDLKIDDKTARYYLKYLQDVYLIYPVYRAGKSNRITKGSNPKYYFNDPGVLTLMGKTPRLGHQAENCVFLQLLRKQLLQEIPRIEYDIIEGQEVDFVVDGKYYEVKAVDEINLDLLEQYADLGKKIAIISLKSVKNYQNKFSALSLSELKDFLTADSVK